The following coding sequences lie in one Cannabis sativa cultivar Pink pepper isolate KNU-18-1 chromosome 5, ASM2916894v1, whole genome shotgun sequence genomic window:
- the LOC115715810 gene encoding lysine-specific demethylase JMJ17 gives MGKGKPRAVEKGVLGQNSSVSSSESLSIPSGPVYYPTEDEFRDPLDFIYKIRPEAEPYGICKIVPPKNWKPPFALNLDSFTFPTKTQAIHQLQARPAACDSKTFDLEYNRFLEDHSGKKLRRRVVFEGDELDLCKLFNAVKRYGGYDKVVKDKKWGNVSRFVRSSRKISECAKHVLSQLYREHLYDYECHYNELNREPGRNGKRVMHEGRSQCRIENSSSKRRRMNIDGDKIKVVKAKEEEERDQICEQCKSGLHGEVMLLCDRCDKGWHIYCLSPPLKQIPLGNWYCLDCLNSEKDSFGFVPGKHYSIESFRRMADRAKKKWFGSGSASRMQIEKKFWEIVEGSLGEVEVMYGNDLDTSVYGSGFPRVDDQRPESVEAKVWDEYCSNPWNLNNLPKLKGSVLRAVHHNIAGVMVPWLYIGMLFSSFCWHFEDHCFYSMNYHHWGEPKCWYSVPGNEADAFEKVMRNCLPDLFDAEPDLLFQLVTMLNPSVLQEKGVPVYSVLQEPGNFVITFPRSYHGGFNLGLNCAEAVNFAPADWLPHGRFGSELYQLYHKTAVLSHEELLCVLAKDACDSRVAPYLRKELLRIYTKEKACRERLWKNGIVKSSRMPPKKCPEYVGTEEDATCIICKQYLYLSAVVCRCRPSTSVCLEHWERLCECKSSKRRLLYRQSLAELNDLVIAVDKYCSEETTQNRNARRQISCSNEPKTLIKKVKGGQVTLNQLAEQWLMRSGKIFQHTFSRDVYIAAMKEAQQFLWAGSEMDPVRDMAKNLVAARKWAESVRKCVSKGEKWSRNQHDGFEKVHLEYVNELLSANPMPCNEPGHTKLKGYAEEAMVLIQEINTALLATSKMSELEFLYSRVQNFSLHLNESEKLLQKISSAKVWLENVRKCISEQCLAAVELESLYQLKSEILELQIQFPETEMLLELLNKAESCRARCDEILKHPINLKNVEVLLLEMDNFTVNVPELKLLRQYHADASLWISRFKNILVNISEREDQHNVIAELDCILKDGASLKIQVDELPLVEVELQKACCRDKALKACETKMSIDFLRQLMLEAAQLNIESEKLFVDMLKILDDAIQWEARATDILAREADLSEFEDAIRVSEDICVILPSLNEVEEAFALATSWLKKANPYFESSFPSLPLKFEALQGLVSQSKLLKVSLRERSMLETVLRDCEDWKSNASFILRDTQCLFDTTEISDGLLCDLSSKIESLVTRIESVKKKGSSFGFDLDEIPKLEDACSTLQWCKRAFSFCSSAPPFKDVEELMEAAEHLPSTFTSGSFWSSLINAVKWLWQASEVVSLQSNLKRCTLSDAVRVLDSSQHVSSIYPVMADELENAIQKHKLWQEQVHHFFHLEPGKRCWSSILQLKESGIADALSCPELDMVISEVVKVEKWKKSCRDILGTLIDDETTLLDTLLKIKQTIERSLYILDKSCGSQAKDYCLCCFNDSRNQEFLICSICKDCYHLRCLGPAAVDVACVEGYRCPYCEYLVSGQISFKGGGPLRFAGKRPELKMLIELHSNHQDFSVRIEEREILKELVEKAKACKTRLTEIADNALALVDKDLSTISGKLTAALKATELAGVCDNAVDRNFKLALARNSWKHKVNRLLVSLEKPTLQQIQQHLKEGLTLNIPPEDHFRQKLTEVKRVGLKWADHAKKVAADSGALSLDKVFDLIKEGENLPVHLDKELKLLRTRSMLYCICRKPYDQRAMIACDQCDEWYHFDCIKLVTPPNIYICPACEPRKAELLMLSLMDNERSSDAKSVEPKTPSPRNTKSIKKSRRVNSDSTQKMLSDQNNTLRCNSGIERLWWRNRKPFRRAVKKRTELESLSFFHSQQH, from the exons ATGGGGAAAGGTAAACCTAGGGCTGTTGAGAAAGGAGTGTTGGGGCAGAATTCGAGCGTTTCATCGTCTGAATCATTGAGTATACCATCTGGGCCTGTGTATTATCCCACTGAGGATGAGTTTAGAGACCCTTTGgattttatttataagatcAGGCCAGAGGCTGAGCCATATGGGATTTGTAAGATTGTTCCACCTAAAAATTGGAAACCCCCATTTGCATTGAATTTGGATTCGTTTACGTTTCCCACTAAAACACAGGCCATTCACCAGTTGCAGGCTCGCCCTGCTGCATGTGATTCCAAGACTTTTGACTTGGAGTATAATAGGTTTTTGGAGGATCATTCTGGTAAGAAGTTGAGAAGGAGGGTAGTCTTTGAGGGGGATGAATTGGATTTATGTAAATTGTTTAATGCTGTGAAGCGGTATGGCGGTTATGATAAGGTTGTGAAGGACAAAAAGTGGGGAAATGTTTCTCGGTTTGTGAGGTCGTCAAGAAAGATTTCAGAGTGTGCAAAGCATGTTTTATCTCAGTTGTACAGGGAACATTTGTATGATTATGAATGCCATTATAATGAGTTAAATCGAGAGCCAGGTCGGAATGGTAAGAGGGTAATGCACGAGGGGAGGAGTCAATGTAGGATTGAAAATTCTAGTTCTAAAAGGAGGCGGATGAATATTGATGGCGACAAAATAAAGGTGGTTAAGGCAAAGGAGGAGGAAGAGCGTGATCAGATTTGCGAGCAATGCAAAAGTGGGTTGCATGGAGAAGTGATGCTTTTATGTGATAGGTGTGATAAGGGGTGGCATATTTATTGTCTCTCTCCACCTCTAAAGCAGATACCACTTGGAAACTGGTATTGCTTAGATTGCTTAAATTCTGAGAAAGATAGCTTTGGTTTTGTCCCGGGCAAGCATTACTCAATTGAATCTTTTAGGCGCATGGCTGATAGAGCCAAGAAGAAATGGTTTGGGTCAGGATCTGCTTCCCGGAtgcaaatagaaaaaaaattctgGGAAATAGTGGAAGGATCTCTTGGTGAGGTTGAGGTTATGTATGGTAATGACTTAGATACTTCTGTCTATGGGAGTGGGTTTCCACGTGTAGATGACCAGAGACCTGAGTCTGTTGAGGCTAAGGTTTGGGATGAATATTGTAGTAACCCATGGAATCTCAATAACTTGCCCAAGTTAAAAGGGTCTGTGCTACGAGCTGTTCATCACAACATTGCAGGAGTAATGGTGCCTTGGTTGTATATTGGAATGCTATTCTCATCTTTTTGCTGGCACTTTGAAGATCATTGCTTTTACTCCATGAATTACCACCACTG GGGAGAGCCAAAATGTTGGTATAGTGTTCCGGGTAATGAAGCCGATGCTTTTGAGAAG GTAATGCGTAACTGTCTTCCGGATCTCTTTGATGCGGAACCAGATTTGCTCTTTCAGCTTGTTACCATGTTGAATCCATCTGTTTTACAAGAAAAAGGAGTCCCTGTATACAGTGTGTTACAG GAGCCGGGGAATTTTGTGATCACTTTTCCCAGATCTTACCATGGAGGATTTAACCTTG GTTTAAATTGTGCCGAGGCTGTCAATTTCGCTCCTGCCGACTGGTTACCTCATGGCAGGTTTGGATCAGAGCTGTATCAGTTATATCATAAAACTGCTGTTCTGTCTCATGAGGAGCTTCTTTGTGTATTAGCTAAG GATGCATGTGATAGCAGAGTAGCGCCTTACTTGAGGAAAGAATTGCTTAGGATATACACAAAAGAAAAGGCCTGCAGAGAGCGGctttggaaaaatggcattgtCAAATCATCCCGTATGCCTCCTAAGAAATGCCCAGAATATGTTGGTACCGAAGAG GATGCAACATGCATAATATGCAAGCAGTATCTTTATCTTTCAGCTGTTGTGTGTCGCTGTAGGCCATCTACGTCTGTTTGTCTGGAG CATTGGGAGCGCCTTTGTGAATGCAAATCCAGTAAACGTCGTCTTCTCTATCGCCAGTCACTTGCAGAGTTGAATGACTTGGTGATTGCAGTGGATAAATATTGTTCAGAGGAGACTACACAAAATAGGAATGCTCGAAGGCAGATTTCTTGCTCTAATGAACCTAAAACCTTGATCAAAAAG GTGAAAGGTGGTCAAGTTACTTTGAATCAACTTGCAGAACAATGGCTTATGCGCTCGGGTAAGATTTTTCAGCACACATTTTCAAGGGATGTTTACATTGCTGCAATGAAGGAAGCTCAACAATTTTTGTGGGCGGGCTCTGAGATGGATCCT GTAAGGGACATGGCAAAAAATCTGGTAGCTGCTCGGAAGTGGGCAGAAAGTGTTCGAAAATGTGTGTCTAAAGGCGAAAAGTGGTCACGCAATCAACATGATGGTTTTGAGAAAGTTCACTTGGAGTACGTTAACGAGTTGCTGAGTGCTAATCCTATGCCTTGTAATGAGCCTGGACATACTAAATTGAAG GGTTATGCTGAAGAGGCAATGGTTTTGATACAAGAAATTAATACCGCTTTATTAGCAACCTCAAAG ATGTCAGAGTTGGAATTTTTGTACTCTAGAGTTCAAAACTTTTCACTTCACCTGAATGAGAGTGAAAAATTATTGCAGAAAATTTCATCTGCTAAG GTATGGCTAGAGAATGTAAGGAAGTGCATTTCAGAACAATGTCTTGCTGCTGTTGAGCTTGAATCTCTATATCAGCTAAAGTCAGAG ATTTTGGAGCTCCAGATTCAGTTTCCAGAGACAGAAATGCTTCtggaattattaaataaagccGAGTCATGTCGTGCTCGGTGTGATGAGATTCTGAAACATCCTATTAATTTAAAG AATGTTGAAGTGCTTCTTCTAGAGATGGATAATTTTACTGTTAATGTACCTGAGTTGAAGCTTCTAAGGCAATATCACGCTGATGCTAGTTTGTGGATATCAcgctttaaaaatattttagtaaacaTTTCCGAACGAGAAGATCAACATAATGTTATTGCTGAATTAGATTGCATCTTAAAGGACGGAGCATCTTTGAAAATTCAAG TTGACGAGTTACCTCTTGTTGAGGTTGAGTTACAGAAGGCTTGTTGCAGAGATAAGGCACTAAAG GCGTGTGAGACTAAGATGTCTATAGACTTTCTTAGGCAACTGATGTTGGAGGCTGCACA GTTAAATATAGAGAGTGAGAAATTATTTGTTGATATGTTAAAAATACTTGATGATGCCATACAATGGGAAGCAAGGGCAACGGATATTCTTGCACGTGAGGCTGATTTGTCTGAGTTTGAAGATGCTATAAG ggtttcagaAGATATATGTGTCATTCTACCTTCTCTCAATGAGGTTGAGGAGGCATTTGCTCTGGCTACATCTTGGTTGAAAAAAGCTAATCCATATTTTGAGTCTTCTTTCCCTTCGCTACCTTTAAAATTTGAAGCCCTGCAG GGCTTAGTTTCCCAATCAAAGCTTTTAAAGGTCTCTTTGAGAGAAAGAAGTATGCTTGAAACAGTTCTAAGAGACTGTGAGGACTGGAAGAGTAATGCTAGTTTTATATTGCGAGATACACAATGCCTTTTCGATACAACTGAAATTTCTGATGGATTATTATGTGATCTTAGTTCGAAAATTGAGAGTTTAGTTACTAGAATTGAATCAGTCAAAAAGAAAGGTTCATCTTTTGGCTTTGACTTAGATGAGATTCCAAAACTTGAGGATGCTTGTTCTACACTGCAATGGTGTAAAAGAGCCTTTTCTTTCTGTTCCAGTGCTCCTCCTTTTAAG GATGTTGAGGAGTTGATGGAAGCTGCTGAACATTTACCTAGCACATTTACTTCTGGCAGTTTCTGGAGCTCACTGATTAATGCAGTCAAATGGCTTTGGCAAGCTTCCGAAGTAGTTTCTTTGCAATCAAATTTGAAAAGATGCACCTTGAGTGATGCTGTAAGAGTTCTTGACAGTTCTCAG CATGTCAGTAGTATCTACCCAGTCATGGCTGATGAACTTGAAAATGCAATTCAGAAACACAA GTTGTGGCAAGAGCAAGTGCATCACTTTTTCCACCTAGAACCTGGAAAACGTTGTTGGTCTAGTATTTTACAGCTTAAG GAAAGTGGAATTGCTGATGCTCTTAGCTGCCCAGAACTCGATATGGTTATATCTGAAGTTGTAAAGGTTGAGAAGTGGAAAAAATCTTGCAGAGACATCTTAGGGACCTTAATTGATGATGAGACTACATTGCTTGACACTTTGCTAAAG ATAAAGCAGACGATAGAAAGATCACTGTACATATTAGACAAGTCATGTGGTTCACAAGCAAAGGATTACTGTCTATGCTGTTTTAATGATTCCCGGAACCAAGAGTTTCTTATTTGTTCCATCTGCAAGGACTG ttACCATTTGCGATGCCTTGGACCTGCAGCTGTGGATGTAGCATGCGTAGAAGGATATAGATGTCCTTATTGTGAATATTTAGTGTCAGGACAAATTTCTTTCAAGGGAGGTGGTCCTCTG AGATTTGCTGGGAAGCGTCCAGAGCTTAAAATGCTTATTGAACTTCACTCCAATCATCAAGACTTCTCTGTCCG TATTGAAGAAAGAGAAATTTTGAAAGAGCTGGTGGAAAAGGCTAAGGCATGCAAAACTCGCCTTACAGAGATTGCTGATAATGCCTTAGCTTTGGTTGACAAAGATCTGAGTACAATTTCTGGAAAGTTAACTGCTGCTTTAAAG GCGACCGAGCTAGCAGGTGTATGTGACAATGCAGTTGATCGCAATTTCAAGTTGGCTTTAGCTAGAAACTCTTGGAAACATAAAGTCAATAGGTTACTTGTGAGTTTAGAGAAGCCCACACTCCAACAGATTCAACAGCATTTGAAAGAG GGGCTGACCTTGAACATTCCACCAGAAGATCACTTCAGGCAGAAACTTACAGAAGTGAAGCGTGTAGGCCTGAAGTGGGCAGATCATGCTAAGAAG GTCGCAGCAGATTCTGGGGCTCTTAGCTTAGATAAAGTTTTTGACCTTATCAAAGAGGGGGAGAATTTGCCCGTTCATCTAGATAAGGAACTTAAG TTATTAAGAACTCGTAGTATGCTCTATTGCATTTGTCGGAAGCCATATGATCAAAGAGCGATGATTGCATGTGATCAATGTGACGAGTGGTATCACTTCGACTGCATCAAATTAGTGACTCCACCAAACATCTACATCTGTCCTGCATGTGAACCACGAAAGGCTGAATTGCTGATGCTGTCATTGATGGATAATGAGAG ATCATCGGATGCCAAATCCGTGGAGCCTAAGACACCGTCTCCCCGTAACACAAAGTCAATAAAGAAATCGAGAAGGGTCAATTCCGACTCAACTCAGAAGATGCTCTCGGATCAGAACAACACTCTGAGGTGTAATAGTGGGATTGAGCGTCTTTGGTGGCGAAATCGGAAGCCTTTCAGAAGGGCGGTGAAGAAACGAACAGAACTTGAAAGTCTTTCATTTTTCCATTCTCAACAACATTGA